In Methylotenera mobilis JLW8, the following are encoded in one genomic region:
- a CDS encoding HAMP domain-containing sensor histidine kinase encodes MSLRFRLNLLITLLSLAFILVVGSILVTDTRISIRERVEAASRVTVQLLDTVIISSTLNPEMGPTHVVLQGFLASLGYVRSSHITLYDYRGYELYRSPESTFKSDVVPPQWFVKLVQPKVETVERRIRYGTLVVQSSAAGSIREAWAGFNQLMWVGLAFFIILNTLVYLLLSHSLKPIGRILGAINRIEQGDLTTRLPTFPLPEFDTIGHSLNRMAESLTAERLLEENRQLTHLIQKHIEDERRSLARELHDELGQYVTAIKTFAVSIANKAKANSSGAGMTEIASSAQVIVSAANQIYDGMHNIVRQLRPGALDNLGLAETLKDLVSSHQVQHPKLNIQLYLSENLQSGNLQSLGETISINLYRIVQESLNNALKYAEAATIEIRLVKMSDGELQLSIKDDGVGMDIGAVDQSSHFGLLGMRERVQALHGTFAIESAPKQGTTITIRVPPAGTVN; translated from the coding sequence ATGAGCTTACGTTTTCGTTTAAATTTACTGATCACCTTATTGTCGCTGGCATTCATCTTGGTGGTAGGGTCAATCTTAGTGACAGATACCAGAATTTCAATTCGCGAACGCGTTGAAGCTGCCAGCCGCGTTACTGTGCAGTTGCTGGATACGGTGATTATCAGCTCGACGTTAAATCCGGAAATGGGGCCTACACACGTGGTGCTACAGGGTTTTTTAGCTTCTTTGGGTTATGTGCGCAGCAGCCATATTACACTCTATGATTATCGTGGTTATGAGCTGTACCGCTCGCCTGAGTCTACCTTTAAAAGTGATGTAGTCCCGCCACAATGGTTTGTAAAATTAGTACAGCCCAAAGTTGAAACAGTAGAGCGCAGGATTCGTTACGGTACTTTAGTGGTGCAATCCAGCGCGGCAGGTTCTATCCGTGAAGCATGGGCTGGTTTTAATCAGCTGATGTGGGTTGGTCTGGCGTTTTTTATTATTCTGAATACCTTGGTGTATTTGCTGCTAAGCCATTCACTTAAGCCGATTGGGCGCATTCTTGGCGCAATTAACCGTATTGAACAAGGTGATTTAACCACACGCTTGCCGACTTTTCCCTTGCCAGAGTTTGATACCATAGGCCACAGCCTGAACCGTATGGCAGAGTCGCTAACTGCAGAGAGATTGCTGGAAGAGAATAGGCAGCTCACACATTTGATACAGAAGCATATTGAAGATGAGCGCCGTAGCTTAGCACGCGAACTGCATGACGAGCTTGGGCAGTACGTGACAGCGATTAAAACTTTTGCGGTAAGCATCGCTAATAAAGCCAAGGCTAATAGTAGTGGTGCCGGAATGACGGAGATTGCATCCAGCGCGCAGGTGATTGTGTCGGCCGCCAATCAAATTTATGATGGTATGCATAATATTGTGCGCCAATTGCGGCCTGGGGCGTTGGATAATCTGGGCCTGGCGGAAACGTTGAAAGATTTGGTGAGCAGCCACCAGGTGCAACACCCTAAACTTAATATTCAGCTCTATTTGTCTGAAAATCTGCAGTCGGGCAACCTGCAAAGCCTGGGTGAAACTATCAGTATTAATCTGTATCGAATAGTGCAGGAGTCGCTGAATAACGCTTTAAAATATGCAGAGGCCGCTACAATAGAAATACGGCTGGTAAAAATGTCTGATGGCGAACTGCAGTTAAGTATTAAAGACGACGGTGTCGGTATGGATATTGGTGCCGTTGACCAAAGCAGCCACTTTGGGTTGCTTGGGATGCGCGAGCGCGTGCAAGCCTTGCATGGCACTTTTGCCATAGAGTCTGCGCCTAAGCAGGGCACTACAATTACTATTCGCGTGCCGCCTGCTGGCACTGTGAACTAG
- the dhaL gene encoding dihydroxyacetone kinase subunit DhaL: MKTSFILSAAESIRDAILDHESELESLDRAIGDGDHYINMKRGAGAIVELHAELAALSADAALNKIGLKLLSTIGGASGPLLASFFMSMAKILKEKNDDTITTYAAAFTAGVEAVQQRGKAGLGEKTMLDVLIPVAQQFSALAASNADIKTTCQALMQTAEEGMLATKALIATKGRAASLGERAIGHIDPGAKSCQLMINAVCNQVLASQL; the protein is encoded by the coding sequence ATGAAAACATCATTTATCTTATCCGCGGCAGAATCAATACGTGACGCCATTCTCGACCACGAGTCAGAGCTAGAATCACTAGACCGCGCGATTGGAGATGGTGACCACTATATCAATATGAAACGCGGTGCTGGCGCAATTGTTGAGCTACATGCAGAGCTTGCCGCACTCTCCGCTGATGCGGCCCTCAACAAAATTGGCCTTAAATTACTCAGCACCATAGGCGGCGCCTCCGGCCCACTACTGGCAAGTTTTTTCATGAGCATGGCCAAAATACTCAAAGAAAAAAACGACGATACCATCACTACTTATGCTGCGGCGTTTACCGCTGGAGTCGAGGCAGTTCAGCAACGCGGCAAGGCTGGCTTGGGTGAAAAAACCATGCTCGATGTGCTTATTCCCGTAGCGCAGCAATTTTCTGCACTGGCTGCATCAAATGCCGATATCAAAACAACCTGCCAGGCATTGATGCAAACTGCTGAAGAAGGCATGCTTGCAACTAAAGCGCTGATTGCCACCAAGGGGCGTGCGGCCAGCTTGGGTGAACGTGCGATTGGGCATATAGACCCAGGTGCCAAAAGCTGCCAATTAATGATTAACGCCGTTTGTAATCAAGTGCTGGCAAGCCAACTTTAA
- a CDS encoding GGDEF domain-containing protein — MGKLVTLTKERDDLSLQVALIKTLTDFINFNHNESKRIVVIYHVVDVKKQVITALTDDGNTNNAEIPADFKRAILNCLQAGAAHTYQVNAQHAIKLHPITGTMGHVDSVIAIDADHTNEHLYNPVCMILDIYQNFILLNNENECDTLTGLLNRKTFDFKISKILAQMHSGTNRKDDKANQKYFLAIFDIDHFKRINDQFGHLIGDEVLLMFSQLMRQSFREADPLFRFGGEEFVGFFECNSTPDIQNIFERFKQKVANFEFPQVGKVSVSAGFTEISPFDTSSQIIDRADTALYYAKNHGRNRVDSYELLIANGSLQDNKKEGEIELF; from the coding sequence TTGGGTAAGTTAGTAACACTCACAAAAGAGCGCGATGACCTATCGCTGCAAGTTGCACTCATCAAAACGCTCACAGACTTCATTAACTTCAACCATAACGAGTCAAAACGTATCGTCGTTATCTATCATGTGGTTGACGTAAAAAAGCAAGTCATCACCGCGCTAACGGATGATGGCAACACCAATAATGCAGAAATTCCTGCCGACTTTAAACGGGCTATCCTCAACTGCTTGCAAGCTGGCGCTGCGCACACGTACCAAGTGAACGCACAGCATGCAATCAAACTTCACCCAATTACAGGCACCATGGGGCACGTAGACAGCGTGATTGCGATTGATGCCGATCATACCAATGAGCACTTATACAACCCCGTTTGTATGATATTAGATATTTACCAAAATTTCATTTTGCTCAATAACGAAAATGAGTGTGATACGCTGACTGGTTTACTCAACCGTAAAACCTTTGATTTTAAAATCAGCAAAATTCTTGCACAAATGCACAGCGGCACTAATCGCAAAGACGATAAAGCTAATCAAAAATACTTTTTAGCGATTTTTGATATTGATCACTTTAAGAGGATTAACGATCAGTTCGGTCACTTGATTGGCGATGAAGTGCTGCTCATGTTTTCTCAGTTAATGCGCCAGAGTTTTCGAGAGGCAGACCCGCTATTCCGTTTTGGTGGAGAAGAGTTTGTTGGCTTTTTTGAATGCAACAGCACTCCTGATATTCAGAATATTTTTGAGCGCTTTAAACAAAAAGTCGCCAACTTCGAGTTTCCACAAGTGGGCAAAGTATCCGTCAGTGCCGGCTTTACCGAGATATCTCCATTTGACACCTCAAGCCAGATTATAGATCGTGCCGATACCGCACTCTATTACGCCAAAAATCATGGCCGCAACCGCGTAGATTCTTACGAGCTGCTGATCGCCAATGGCAGCTTACAAGACAATAAAAAAGAAGGCGAAATCGAGCTGTTCTAG
- the glnE gene encoding bifunctional [glutamate--ammonia ligase]-adenylyl-L-tyrosine phosphorylase/[glutamate--ammonia-ligase] adenylyltransferase: MLTLDNLLSINRAPASDEAYVLHAVACSPFVERLFRKDALLLQDSLQNHQQMYLLEEMQNFLAAQQIVDENSLKKSLRLLRSRVMARMIVRDLNGLADLQEVMTTTSQLAECAINTAIKYLHEWQAATYGQPVDAQGKQQQLIVIGMGKLGGGELNVSSDIDLIFAYESDGATQGAKSISNQDFFARLAKKLIAAIDEITEDGFVFRVDMRLRPFGSEGAIVCNLDALEDYYQNNGREWERYAWIKGREVTGGDAVSRLLKPFVFRKYLDFGAFASMRDLKIQIQRDVNSKGMHDNIKLGRGGIREIEFIAQVFQLIRGGRDVSLQIKPTLSVLRLLSNKGLLPEQTVAELSEAYVFLRNLEHRLMYVDDVQTQELPKSDEAKARVAKAMNYENWSVFLHQLDHYRAQVQQHFDATFNDAEAADDVLEAEKSVWNASVGEAEAVESLYQIGFTEAGETYRRLNILHQSSRYKQLPELSRQRFDAVMPHVISQAGKVNNADITLTRVMDLLESICRRASYLALLAEHPQAMQLLVKLCSSSPWLANYLTSHPILLDELLDDRTLHAAPDFVAMRTELLQRLAEVTGDVERQMDVMRHFKHAYIFRFAVQDINGELQLETISDYLSALADLILSVALEVIWPNVRGKHLDVPKFAVIGYGKLGGKELGYASDLDIIFLYDDEAPEASEAYARFAQRINNWFNSLTSAGLLYETDLQLRPDGNSGLLVSRVDAFRDYQLNKAWVWEHQALTRARFVAGDAAIGQVFDAIRAEVMTQARDASVLKAEVLSMRQRMRKAQHASEGMFDLKHGIGGIIDVEFLVQYLVLLHAPSYPVLTVNIGNIGLLKQMGALNIIDTALAESVAAAYREYRHLQHMLKLQGASQLNIQEGEIAAQIANVTALWHQVFGN; the protein is encoded by the coding sequence ATGCTAACACTCGATAATTTATTATCCATAAACCGCGCCCCTGCTAGTGATGAGGCTTATGTATTGCATGCAGTCGCTTGTAGTCCATTTGTAGAAAGATTGTTTAGGAAAGATGCGCTTTTACTGCAAGATTCGTTACAAAATCATCAGCAAATGTACCTGTTGGAAGAGATGCAGAATTTTTTAGCGGCACAGCAAATTGTTGATGAAAATAGTTTAAAAAAGTCTCTACGCTTACTGCGTAGCCGGGTTATGGCTCGGATGATAGTGAGAGATTTGAATGGTTTAGCAGACTTGCAAGAAGTGATGACGACCACCTCGCAGTTGGCTGAATGTGCGATTAATACCGCAATTAAATATCTGCATGAATGGCAGGCCGCCACTTACGGTCAGCCTGTTGATGCACAAGGCAAACAACAGCAATTGATTGTGATTGGGATGGGTAAGCTAGGCGGTGGCGAGCTTAACGTGTCATCTGATATTGATTTGATTTTTGCATATGAGTCAGACGGAGCAACACAGGGCGCCAAATCAATCAGTAATCAGGACTTTTTTGCACGCTTGGCCAAAAAATTAATTGCCGCGATTGATGAAATTACCGAGGATGGTTTTGTGTTTCGCGTAGATATGCGTTTGCGGCCATTTGGTTCAGAAGGCGCCATAGTCTGCAATCTAGATGCGCTAGAAGATTACTATCAGAACAATGGGCGCGAGTGGGAGCGCTACGCTTGGATTAAAGGGCGTGAAGTGACGGGTGGGGATGCCGTGTCGCGCTTATTAAAACCATTTGTGTTCCGCAAATATTTGGATTTTGGCGCGTTTGCCAGCATGCGCGACTTGAAAATACAGATTCAACGTGACGTGAACAGCAAAGGTATGCATGACAATATCAAGCTAGGACGTGGCGGCATTCGCGAGATTGAGTTTATTGCGCAGGTGTTTCAGTTGATACGCGGTGGGCGAGATGTCAGTTTGCAAATCAAGCCTACATTGTCTGTGCTGCGCTTATTAAGCAACAAAGGGCTGCTCCCTGAGCAAACGGTAGCCGAGTTGAGCGAAGCCTACGTGTTTTTAAGAAACCTAGAGCATCGCTTAATGTATGTGGATGATGTGCAAACACAAGAACTGCCTAAGTCAGACGAAGCTAAGGCACGTGTTGCCAAGGCTATGAATTATGAAAACTGGTCAGTATTCTTGCATCAGTTAGACCATTATCGCGCACAAGTGCAGCAACATTTTGACGCTACGTTTAATGACGCAGAGGCCGCTGATGATGTGCTAGAAGCAGAAAAATCTGTTTGGAATGCATCAGTGGGGGAGGCTGAAGCCGTTGAGAGCTTGTATCAAATAGGCTTTACCGAGGCCGGTGAAACTTATCGCCGATTAAATATTTTGCATCAAAGCAGCCGGTACAAACAATTGCCAGAGCTAAGCCGCCAGCGTTTTGATGCGGTGATGCCGCATGTGATTTCACAGGCTGGCAAGGTGAACAATGCAGATATCACGTTAACGCGTGTAATGGATCTACTAGAGAGCATTTGTCGGCGCGCCAGCTATTTAGCGCTGTTGGCTGAGCATCCGCAAGCGATGCAGTTGTTGGTTAAATTGTGCAGCAGTAGCCCGTGGCTTGCGAACTACTTAACCAGTCACCCCATATTGTTGGATGAGTTGCTGGATGACCGCACATTGCATGCTGCGCCTGACTTTGTGGCGATGCGTACTGAACTGTTGCAAAGATTGGCAGAGGTAACAGGCGATGTGGAGCGACAAATGGATGTGATGCGCCATTTTAAGCATGCTTATATCTTTCGCTTTGCGGTGCAGGATATTAATGGTGAGCTCCAGTTAGAAACTATTTCAGACTATCTAAGTGCATTAGCTGACTTGATTCTGAGTGTAGCCTTAGAGGTGATATGGCCTAACGTGCGTGGCAAACATTTAGATGTGCCTAAGTTTGCGGTGATTGGTTATGGAAAGCTGGGGGGTAAAGAGTTAGGTTACGCCTCAGATTTAGACATTATATTTTTATATGATGACGAAGCCCCAGAAGCCAGCGAGGCCTACGCTCGCTTTGCGCAGCGTATCAATAACTGGTTTAACAGTTTAACTTCGGCTGGGCTGCTTTATGAAACCGATTTACAACTGCGCCCGGATGGTAATAGTGGTTTGCTAGTGAGTAGAGTCGATGCTTTTAGAGACTATCAACTGAACAAAGCCTGGGTATGGGAGCATCAAGCCTTAACGCGCGCGCGCTTTGTTGCTGGTGACGCTGCAATTGGCCAAGTTTTTGATGCCATTCGTGCCGAGGTCATGACGCAAGCACGAGATGCATCTGTACTTAAGGCTGAAGTGTTGTCTATGCGCCAAAGAATGCGTAAAGCCCAGCATGCGAGCGAAGGCATGTTTGATTTAAAACATGGCATTGGCGGCATTATTGATGTGGAGTTTTTGGTGCAGTATCTGGTGCTATTGCATGCGCCTAGTTACCCAGTGCTGACGGTAAATATCGGCAATATTGGTTTGCTAAAGCAGATGGGAGCGCTAAACATTATAGATACGGCATTAGCAGAAAGTGTAGCCGCTGCGTATAGAGAGTACCGCCATTTACAGCACATGCTTAAATTACAGGGCGCTAGTCAGCTTAATATTCAAGAGGGTGAGATTGCTGCACAAATAGCTAATGTTACGGCGTTATGGCATCAGGTATTCGGCAATTAG
- a CDS encoding methyltransferase family protein has translation MRKIGTSGNPRETSTALAINGPFRISRNPIYLAMTGMYLGISFFTNSLWSLVLLVPLLSVMHWGVIFREERYLAKQFGQAYLEYKSMVPRWL, from the coding sequence ATGCGTAAGATTGGGACATCTGGCAATCCTCGCGAAACTTCAACAGCACTAGCGATTAACGGGCCATTCCGCATATCTCGGAATCCAATTTATTTGGCAATGACAGGAATGTATCTAGGAATATCATTTTTCACCAACTCTTTATGGTCTTTGGTGTTGTTGGTGCCACTCCTCTCTGTCATGCATTGGGGCGTTATTTTTAGAGAAGAACGTTATTTGGCAAAACAGTTTGGTCAAGCGTACCTAGAGTACAAATCTATGGTTCCGAGATGGCTATAA
- the dhaK gene encoding dihydroxyacetone kinase subunit DhaK: MKKFINKVDDVLVESLSGFASAHHDLVKLNLDPNFLIRQQKATNKVAIISGGGSGHEPLHTGYIGYGMLDAACPGHVFTSPTPDQMLAAAEAVHADKGVLFIVKNYAGDVMNFEMAAEMLPFESATVLTSDDCAVINSTYTTGRRGVAGTVIVEKCVGSLAETGADLQTCKALGDKVNSRTASMGVALTSCTVPAAGRPTFDINDNELEMGVGIHGEPGRKRETMREADTIVQDVVNAILDALKPTANSEALLLINGFGATPLMELYLIYNTAAKLFTEHGIKISRSLVGNYTTALDMAGASITLCILDDEIKQHWDSPVHTAALRWGR, translated from the coding sequence ATGAAAAAGTTTATCAATAAAGTTGACGATGTATTAGTTGAAAGTCTCAGTGGTTTTGCCTCAGCCCACCATGATTTGGTTAAGCTAAATCTCGACCCTAATTTTTTAATCCGTCAGCAAAAAGCCACGAATAAAGTCGCCATCATCTCGGGCGGCGGCTCCGGGCACGAGCCGCTACATACGGGTTATATTGGTTATGGTATGTTAGATGCTGCCTGCCCCGGGCATGTATTTACCTCACCAACGCCTGATCAAATGCTAGCAGCTGCAGAAGCGGTGCATGCAGATAAAGGCGTTTTGTTTATTGTTAAAAATTACGCAGGCGATGTAATGAACTTTGAAATGGCAGCAGAAATGTTGCCATTTGAATCTGCCACCGTACTCACCAGTGATGACTGCGCAGTGATTAACAGCACCTACACTACGGGGCGACGTGGCGTGGCTGGCACTGTAATTGTAGAAAAATGTGTAGGCAGCTTAGCTGAGACTGGCGCGGACTTACAGACATGCAAAGCATTGGGAGACAAAGTCAACAGCCGCACTGCCAGTATGGGCGTTGCGCTCACTAGCTGCACTGTGCCTGCCGCTGGCCGCCCTACTTTTGATATTAACGATAACGAGCTTGAAATGGGTGTGGGCATTCATGGAGAACCAGGCCGAAAACGCGAAACCATGCGTGAAGCCGATACCATTGTGCAAGATGTAGTGAATGCTATACTGGATGCGTTAAAGCCAACCGCAAACAGCGAAGCGCTGCTCTTGATTAACGGCTTTGGCGCCACCCCATTAATGGAGCTATACCTCATTTACAACACAGCGGCTAAACTATTCACGGAACACGGCATTAAAATTTCGCGCTCTTTAGTCGGTAATTACACCACGGCATTAGATATGGCAGGCGCATCTATTACGCTATGCATACTGGATGACGAAATCAAACAACATTGGGATAGCCCAGTTCATACTGCCGCCCTAAGGTGGGGACGCTAA
- the acs gene encoding acetate--CoA ligase translates to MSIESVLHENRVFEPSAEFVKNANVSGMVAYNQLCAEAAADYEGFWAKLARELLVWNKPFTKTLNQDNAPFYKWFEDGELNVSANCLDKHLNTIPNKVAIIFEGDDGNTQEVTYKDLYHRVCQFANGLKKLNLSVGDRVIIYLPMGIEAVVAMQACARIGLIHSVVFGGFSAKSLNERIIDAGAKAVITSDGQFRGGKTLPLKSAVDEGITMGGCDVIEKVVVLKKTGLDIAWNSNNIWWHDLIADVTDTCEPVMVSAEHPLFLLYTSGSTGKPKGVQHSSAGYLLHAMNTMRWTFDIHENDVFWCTADVGWITGHSYVAYGPLAMGATQIIFEGIPTYPNAGRFWQMIEKHKVSIFYTAPTAIRSLIKASETTPEVAPKNYNLSSLRLLGSVGEPINPEAWMWYFENVGGGRCPIADTFWQTETGGHVITPLPGVTPLVPGSCTLPFPGIDIDVVDETGKNVPWGTGGLLVIKKPWPSMIRTIYNDPERYKTSYYPVDLGGKIYLAGDGAIRDAKTGNFTIMGRIDDVLNVSGHRLGTMEIESALVANHLVAEAAVVGKPHDVKGESVVAYVVLKGPRPEGDEAKKIVAELREWVGKEIGPIAKPDEIRFGDNLPKTRSGKIMRRLLRTLAKGEEITSDISTLDNPAILEQLKEVVK, encoded by the coding sequence ATGTCAATCGAATCAGTTCTTCACGAAAACCGTGTATTTGAGCCAAGCGCAGAATTTGTTAAAAATGCGAATGTCTCAGGCATGGTGGCTTACAATCAGCTCTGCGCAGAAGCCGCCGCTGATTATGAAGGTTTCTGGGCAAAGCTCGCACGGGAACTACTGGTCTGGAACAAACCTTTCACCAAAACCCTTAATCAAGATAACGCCCCTTTCTACAAATGGTTTGAAGATGGCGAGCTTAATGTTTCTGCCAACTGTTTAGATAAACACTTAAACACAATTCCGAACAAAGTCGCCATTATTTTTGAAGGCGATGATGGCAACACGCAAGAAGTCACCTATAAAGATTTATACCACCGCGTTTGCCAGTTTGCAAACGGCTTAAAAAAGCTAAACCTTAGCGTAGGTGACCGCGTCATTATCTACTTGCCGATGGGCATTGAAGCCGTAGTCGCCATGCAAGCCTGTGCGCGTATCGGCTTGATTCACTCTGTGGTATTTGGCGGCTTTTCAGCCAAAAGCTTAAACGAGCGGATTATTGATGCCGGTGCAAAAGCAGTAATCACCTCTGACGGGCAGTTCCGCGGTGGCAAAACACTACCATTAAAATCAGCCGTCGATGAAGGCATTACCATGGGCGGCTGTGATGTGATCGAAAAAGTAGTAGTACTAAAAAAAACCGGACTAGACATTGCATGGAACAGCAATAACATCTGGTGGCATGACCTGATTGCAGACGTGACTGACACCTGCGAACCAGTGATGGTAAGCGCAGAGCATCCATTATTTTTACTCTATACCTCCGGCTCAACAGGCAAGCCAAAAGGCGTACAGCATAGCTCAGCTGGTTACTTGCTCCATGCCATGAACACCATGCGCTGGACTTTTGATATTCATGAAAATGATGTGTTCTGGTGTACAGCAGATGTGGGCTGGATTACCGGCCACTCTTACGTAGCTTACGGCCCACTGGCGATGGGTGCTACACAAATTATTTTTGAAGGCATCCCAACCTACCCTAATGCTGGCCGCTTCTGGCAAATGATAGAAAAACACAAAGTCTCTATCTTTTACACTGCGCCAACCGCAATTCGTTCATTGATTAAAGCTTCTGAAACTACACCAGAAGTAGCCCCAAAAAATTACAACTTATCCAGCTTGCGCCTGCTTGGTTCAGTAGGTGAACCAATCAACCCTGAAGCTTGGATGTGGTACTTTGAAAACGTAGGCGGCGGCCGCTGCCCAATTGCCGACACCTTCTGGCAAACAGAAACCGGCGGCCATGTCATTACACCGCTACCAGGCGTCACACCGCTAGTACCGGGTTCATGCACCCTGCCGTTCCCCGGTATTGATATTGATGTAGTAGATGAAACTGGTAAAAACGTGCCTTGGGGCACTGGTGGCTTATTGGTGATTAAAAAGCCATGGCCATCAATGATTCGCACTATTTACAACGACCCAGAACGCTACAAAACCAGCTACTACCCAGTAGACTTAGGCGGTAAGATTTACCTAGCTGGCGATGGCGCGATCCGCGATGCCAAAACCGGTAACTTCACCATCATGGGCCGCATTGATGACGTGCTCAATGTATCTGGCCACCGCTTAGGCACTATGGAAATTGAATCTGCATTAGTGGCTAACCACTTGGTTGCAGAAGCTGCTGTAGTAGGCAAACCTCACGATGTAAAAGGTGAGTCTGTTGTTGCCTACGTTGTGCTAAAAGGCCCACGCCCAGAGGGTGACGAAGCGAAAAAAATCGTTGCAGAACTGCGCGAATGGGTAGGTAAAGAAATTGGCCCTATCGCCAAACCAGATGAAATCCGCTTTGGTGACAACCTACCAAAAACCCGCTCAGGAAAAATCATGCGCAGACTATTGCGCACACTTGCAAAAGGTGAAGAGATTACCTCAGATATCTCAACACTAGATAACCCGGCTATTTTGGAGCAATTAAAAGAAGTCGTTAAGTAA